A genomic region of Micromonospora sp. NBC_01796 contains the following coding sequences:
- a CDS encoding uridine kinase family protein, with product MGRPARLGRTRLVAVDGPSGAGKTLFAGRLAAGLGGAGAEEVPVVHTDDLLAGWDDQLTFWPRLDEWVLDPLRAGRPGHYHRYSWVRGEFTPGRVTVPPAPVVILEGVSSGRIGIAPELTLAVFVTASPRLRLDRAVERDGAELLPYLIRWRQGERRHFRADATAERADLVVDGAPDRAAPTGSGSPVQVTGGTAYDPEIHYVRLA from the coding sequence ATGGGGCGGCCGGCGCGGCTCGGGCGTACCCGGTTGGTGGCGGTCGACGGGCCCAGCGGCGCGGGGAAGACCCTGTTCGCCGGTCGCCTCGCGGCGGGGTTGGGCGGTGCCGGGGCGGAAGAGGTGCCGGTGGTGCACACCGACGACCTGCTGGCCGGCTGGGACGACCAGCTCACCTTCTGGCCCAGGCTGGACGAGTGGGTGCTCGACCCGCTGCGGGCCGGCCGACCCGGTCACTACCACCGCTACAGCTGGGTACGCGGGGAGTTCACCCCGGGCCGGGTCACCGTGCCACCCGCGCCGGTGGTGATCCTGGAAGGGGTGAGCAGCGGCCGGATCGGGATCGCGCCCGAGCTGACCCTGGCGGTGTTCGTGACCGCGTCGCCACGGCTGCGGCTGGACCGGGCGGTGGAACGGGACGGGGCGGAGCTGCTGCCGTACCTGATCCGGTGGCGGCAGGGCGAGCGCCGGCACTTCCGCGCGGACGCCACCGCCGAACGCGCCGATCTGGTGGTCGACGGCGCACCCGACCGGGCGGCGCCCACCGGCTCCGGCAGCCCGGTGCAGGTGACCGGCGGGACGGCGTACGACCCGGAAATCCACTACGTTCGATTGGCCTGA
- a CDS encoding dipeptidase → MTRPIFTEAGLRAAIERELPGVRADLERLVRIPGIAFDGFDHAHVERSAEAVAELLRACSLDVKIVRSGGQPAVIGRRAAPPGAPTVLLYAHHDVQPVGDLSLWESDPFEPVERDGRLYGRGAADDKAGIMAHVAALRAFGDDLPVGVVLFIEGEEEFGSDSLEQLLREHRDEIASDVIVIADSGNWDIGVPALTTSLRGIVNCFVEIRTLDHAVHSGMFGGAVPDALTALARLLATLHDDAGDVAVDGLVSRVGATVDYPEDRLRGESGLSDGVSFIGTGRLTDRIWTKPALAVLAIDAPPTVGAPNALVPAAKAKLSVRLAPGDDPKQAYAALRAHLEKHAPWGTTAVVTFEHDGEPCVIDATGPYFDAARGAFESAWDGVQPVDIGVGGSIPFIATFQEMFPQAAILVTGVEDPHARAHGPNESLHLGEFARVCLAETLLLAKVAEAAAATA, encoded by the coding sequence ATGACCAGACCGATCTTCACCGAGGCCGGGTTGCGGGCCGCGATCGAGCGGGAGCTGCCGGGCGTCCGGGCCGACCTCGAGCGCCTCGTCCGGATCCCCGGCATCGCGTTCGACGGCTTCGACCACGCACACGTGGAACGTTCCGCCGAGGCCGTCGCCGAACTCCTGCGGGCCTGCTCCCTCGACGTAAAAATCGTGCGTTCCGGCGGGCAGCCGGCGGTCATCGGTCGGCGGGCCGCGCCGCCCGGTGCACCCACCGTGCTGCTCTACGCCCACCACGACGTCCAACCCGTCGGCGACCTGAGCCTCTGGGAGAGCGACCCGTTCGAGCCCGTGGAGCGCGACGGGCGGCTCTACGGCCGGGGCGCGGCCGACGACAAGGCCGGCATCATGGCCCACGTCGCCGCGCTGCGCGCGTTCGGTGACGACCTGCCGGTGGGTGTGGTGCTGTTCATCGAGGGCGAGGAGGAGTTCGGCTCCGACTCCCTGGAGCAACTCCTGCGGGAACACCGCGACGAGATCGCCTCCGACGTGATCGTGATCGCCGACTCCGGCAACTGGGACATCGGCGTACCGGCGCTGACCACCTCGTTGCGCGGGATCGTGAACTGCTTCGTCGAGATCCGTACGCTCGACCACGCCGTACACAGCGGCATGTTCGGCGGTGCGGTTCCGGACGCGCTGACCGCGCTGGCCCGGCTGCTCGCCACCCTGCACGACGACGCCGGCGACGTGGCGGTGGACGGTCTGGTCAGCCGGGTCGGCGCGACCGTCGACTACCCGGAGGACCGGCTGCGGGGCGAGTCCGGCCTGTCCGACGGTGTCTCCTTCATCGGCACCGGTCGGCTCACCGACCGGATCTGGACCAAGCCGGCGCTGGCCGTCCTGGCCATCGACGCGCCGCCGACCGTCGGTGCGCCCAACGCCCTGGTCCCGGCCGCGAAGGCCAAGCTGAGCGTACGGCTGGCGCCGGGCGACGACCCCAAGCAGGCGTACGCGGCACTGCGGGCGCACCTGGAGAAGCACGCCCCGTGGGGCACCACGGCCGTGGTCACCTTCGAGCACGACGGCGAGCCGTGCGTGATCGACGCGACCGGGCCGTACTTCGACGCGGCGCGGGGCGCCTTCGAGTCGGCCTGGGACGGGGTCCAGCCGGTCGACATCGGTGTCGGTGGTTCGATCCCGTTCATCGCCACCTTCCAGGAGATGTTCCCGCAGGCGGCGATCCTGGTGACCGGGGTGGAGGACCCGCACGCGCGGGCGCACGGGCCGAACGAGAGCCTGCACCTCGGCGAGTTCGCCCGGGTCTGCCTGGCCGAGACGCTGCTCCTGGCGAAGGTTGCCGAGGCGGCCGCCGCCACCGCCTGA
- a CDS encoding M48 family metallopeptidase, translating into MTSADDGAAGAPARTRVVLTGISSRAWEHPADRGALTALRELRGFDEVIRSFFGMWNERGFRLSHLATGIRVDHRQYPRVYQRYAEAASALDVLELPELYVTQSPWLNAEAIGLDRPFITVSSACVQQLDDDELRCLLGHELGHVGSGHAVYKTILSILTRWAASLSWLPVGAIALRAIIAAMLEWWRKAELSGDRAGLLAGQDPAAALRLLMKMAGGGDLSQVDTTAFLEQAAEYDGGGDLRDSFHKIRMTAWSTHPVPVARAAQLRQWIDSGAYGRVLAGDYPRRADDQSASVTDEVRAAADSYREAFGRSQDPLVGLLRRLGDGATDLGDWVGGGAGRARSWMGAAGEAAARAAGRPRRGTGTDATGGTGNGSAGSGSTGA; encoded by the coding sequence ATGACTTCAGCCGACGACGGCGCGGCGGGCGCCCCGGCCCGTACCCGGGTGGTGCTGACCGGGATCAGCTCACGGGCCTGGGAGCATCCCGCCGACCGGGGTGCGCTCACCGCCCTGCGGGAGCTGCGCGGGTTCGACGAGGTGATCCGGTCGTTCTTCGGGATGTGGAACGAACGCGGTTTCCGCCTGTCCCACCTGGCCACCGGCATCCGGGTCGACCACCGCCAGTACCCACGGGTCTACCAGCGGTACGCCGAGGCGGCGAGCGCGCTCGACGTACTCGAACTCCCCGAGCTGTACGTGACCCAGTCGCCGTGGCTGAACGCCGAGGCGATCGGGCTGGACCGCCCGTTCATTACCGTCAGCTCCGCCTGTGTCCAGCAGCTCGACGACGACGAGTTGCGCTGCCTGCTCGGCCACGAACTCGGCCATGTCGGCAGCGGGCACGCGGTCTACAAGACCATCCTGTCGATCCTCACCCGCTGGGCGGCCAGCCTGAGCTGGCTGCCGGTCGGTGCGATCGCCCTGCGCGCGATCATCGCGGCGATGCTGGAGTGGTGGCGCAAGGCCGAACTCTCCGGCGACCGTGCGGGTCTGCTCGCCGGCCAGGATCCGGCCGCCGCGCTGCGGCTGCTGATGAAGATGGCCGGGGGCGGGGACCTGTCGCAGGTCGACACCACCGCCTTCCTCGAACAGGCCGCCGAGTACGACGGCGGCGGCGACCTCCGGGACAGCTTTCACAAGATCAGGATGACCGCGTGGAGCACCCACCCGGTGCCGGTCGCGCGGGCGGCCCAGCTTCGGCAGTGGATCGACTCCGGCGCGTACGGCCGGGTCCTCGCCGGTGACTACCCCCGCCGGGCGGACGACCAGAGCGCCTCGGTGACCGACGAGGTCCGCGCGGCGGCCGACTCCTACCGGGAGGCGTTCGGGCGCAGCCAGGATCCGCTGGTCGGGCTCTTGCGCCGGCTCGGCGACGGTGCTACCGACCTGGGTGACTGGGTGGGCGGCGGTGCCGGGCGGGCCCGCTCCTGGATGGGTGCGGCCGGCGAGGCCGCCGCCCGCGCCGCCGGACGCCCACGCCGGGGCACGGGGACCGATGCCACCGGGGGGACCGGGAACGGTTCTGCGGGCTCGGGGAGCACCGGGGCGTAA
- a CDS encoding SURF1 family cytochrome oxidase biogenesis protein: MYRFLLTPRWLGILALTLAAAAVMVLLGNWQLSRYRERSAINERIDAADRIAPVPLAGVLPPAGGTAGTAGNAPAKEMAWTRVTVTGRYDTTNTIVVRGRTVDSKVGFEVVTPLLLDDGTAVLVDHGWVPPPNGSATEQPRIPAIPTGQVTVVGRVHMSESKPGAVDRRDGKLETRRVAVPRLARELPYPLFGAYLLVGEQTPAADPTFAAVPIQHENNWQNAGYVIQWWLFALMTLYGFGWLARREALGDTLPKTRDGTPRNRDRAADPTPA; encoded by the coding sequence GTGTACCGCTTCCTGCTCACCCCGCGCTGGCTGGGCATCCTCGCCCTGACGCTGGCCGCCGCCGCGGTGATGGTGCTGCTCGGTAACTGGCAGTTGAGCCGCTACCGGGAGCGGTCCGCGATCAACGAACGGATCGACGCCGCCGACCGGATCGCGCCGGTCCCGCTGGCCGGGGTGCTGCCCCCGGCGGGTGGTACGGCCGGTACGGCGGGCAACGCGCCGGCCAAGGAGATGGCCTGGACCAGGGTCACCGTCACCGGGCGCTACGACACCACCAACACCATCGTCGTACGGGGCCGGACGGTGGACAGCAAGGTCGGCTTCGAGGTGGTCACCCCGCTGCTGCTCGACGACGGCACCGCCGTGCTGGTCGACCACGGGTGGGTGCCGCCACCGAACGGCTCCGCCACCGAACAGCCCCGGATCCCGGCGATCCCCACCGGACAGGTGACCGTGGTCGGCCGGGTGCACATGTCGGAGAGCAAGCCGGGTGCGGTCGACCGCCGTGACGGCAAGCTGGAGACCCGTCGGGTGGCCGTACCCCGGTTGGCGCGGGAGCTGCCGTACCCGCTCTTCGGGGCGTACCTGCTGGTCGGCGAGCAGACCCCGGCGGCGGACCCGACGTTCGCGGCGGTGCCGATCCAGCACGAGAACAACTGGCAGAACGCCGGCTACGTGATCCAGTGGTGGCTGTTCGCCCTGATGACCCTCTACGGGTTCGGCTGGCTGGCCCGCCGCGAAGCCCTCGGCGACACCCTGCCGAAGACCCGCGACGGGACCCCGCGCAACCGGGACCGGGCCGCCGACCCGACACCCGCCTAG
- a CDS encoding GNAT family N-acetyltransferase, whose translation MTGEVAVRRFPTLTVSTPRAHVRPLLAYDIAAVAEIFADKLTQRWLPLPESSGPINARAWCTEMAKERRDSGNGDHYGVVRREDDQLVGALWTKRTDWSGKVTEVCYAVAPQARGFGLAAESVLALAIALILEHGFQRIELRVAPGNVASRRVAEKAGFSYEGLLRNAGYAQGGRVDLESWSFVAADLR comes from the coding sequence ATGACCGGCGAGGTGGCGGTCCGCCGGTTCCCGACCCTGACCGTCTCCACCCCGAGAGCCCACGTACGGCCGCTGCTGGCGTACGACATCGCGGCGGTCGCGGAGATCTTCGCCGACAAGCTGACCCAGCGCTGGTTGCCGTTGCCGGAGTCGTCCGGCCCGATCAACGCCAGGGCCTGGTGCACGGAGATGGCCAAGGAGCGGCGGGACAGCGGCAACGGCGACCACTACGGGGTGGTCCGGCGCGAGGACGACCAGTTGGTCGGGGCGCTCTGGACCAAACGCACCGACTGGTCCGGCAAGGTGACCGAGGTCTGCTACGCGGTCGCACCGCAGGCGCGCGGCTTCGGGCTGGCCGCCGAGTCGGTCCTCGCCCTGGCCATCGCGTTGATCCTGGAGCACGGTTTCCAGCGGATCGAGCTGCGGGTGGCGCCCGGGAACGTCGCCTCCCGCCGGGTCGCGGAGAAGGCCGGTTTCAGCTACGAGGGCCTGCTCCGCAACGCCGGGTACGCCCAGGGCGGCCGGGTGGATCTCGAATCGTGGTCGTTCGTGGCGGCCGACCTCCGTTAG
- a CDS encoding ATP-dependent DNA ligase, translating to MRFLDLAATSAAVTATSARRAKVELLAAALRGLAPDEIPAGAAYLAGELRQRQTGVGYAALRDLPPPAEHPSLTVADVDAAIDAISAVAGPGSQARRRELVGRLFGAATVDEQRLLVGLFGGELRQGAQAGLLADAIARAAQVPLPAVRRALLLAGDLKAVAAAALTGGSAALGEISLRVGRPLAPMLASSAPSVGEAIEATGTPAVVDVKLDGIRIQVHRSGGEIAVFTRSLDDITARVPEVVAAVRALPARELVLDGEAIALDATGRPRPFQETASRAATRGARRSATAGLSAEVAAEQSATEPVRSFGAAPAAPPAPTDPPTPAQLPVPARPEQAAPAVRAAAGSTGSTVLTPYFFDLLHLDGTDLLDAPGRQRWAALADTVAAPQLVGRMTVESVLAAADAFAAALDAGQEGVVVKSPDAPYEAGRRGAGWIKVKPRHTLDLVVLAVEWGSGRRQGWLSNLHLGARDPDNGGFVMLGKTFKGLTDELLRWQTERFLELAVERGDWVVRVRPEQVVEIAFDGVQTSSRYPGGMALRFARVIRYRDDKSAAEADTIDMVRAVHAGRVSG from the coding sequence GTGCGGTTCCTCGACCTGGCGGCCACCTCCGCCGCCGTGACAGCGACCTCCGCCCGACGGGCCAAGGTCGAGCTACTGGCCGCCGCCCTGCGGGGCCTCGCCCCGGACGAGATCCCGGCCGGCGCCGCGTACCTGGCCGGTGAGCTGCGCCAGCGGCAGACCGGGGTCGGTTACGCGGCCCTGCGCGACCTGCCGCCACCGGCGGAACACCCGTCGCTGACCGTGGCCGACGTCGACGCGGCCATCGACGCCATCTCCGCCGTCGCCGGTCCCGGTTCCCAGGCCCGCCGCCGCGAACTGGTCGGCCGGCTCTTCGGCGCCGCCACCGTCGACGAGCAACGACTCCTGGTCGGTCTGTTCGGCGGTGAGCTGCGCCAGGGCGCCCAGGCGGGCCTGCTGGCCGACGCGATCGCCCGCGCCGCACAGGTCCCGCTCCCGGCCGTACGCCGGGCGTTGTTGCTGGCCGGCGACCTGAAGGCGGTCGCGGCGGCGGCCCTGACCGGCGGCTCCGCCGCGCTCGGCGAGATCAGCCTGCGAGTCGGTCGGCCGCTCGCCCCGATGCTCGCCTCCAGCGCCCCCTCGGTAGGCGAGGCGATCGAGGCGACCGGTACGCCGGCCGTGGTCGACGTCAAACTCGACGGCATCCGGATCCAGGTGCACCGCTCCGGCGGTGAGATCGCCGTGTTCACCCGCAGCCTCGACGACATCACCGCCAGGGTGCCCGAGGTGGTGGCGGCCGTACGCGCACTGCCCGCCCGCGAACTCGTGCTCGACGGCGAGGCGATCGCGCTGGACGCCACCGGCCGACCCCGGCCCTTCCAGGAGACCGCCAGTCGGGCCGCCACCCGTGGGGCCCGCCGCAGCGCGACCGCCGGGCTCTCCGCCGAGGTGGCCGCCGAGCAGTCGGCGACCGAACCGGTCCGCTCGTTCGGCGCCGCCCCGGCCGCACCACCCGCACCGACCGATCCACCCACACCGGCCCAGCTCCCCGTGCCGGCCCGCCCGGAGCAGGCAGCCCCGGCCGTACGCGCAGCCGCCGGAAGCACCGGCTCGACCGTGCTCACGCCGTACTTCTTCGACCTGCTGCACCTCGACGGCACGGACCTGCTCGACGCGCCCGGCCGGCAGCGGTGGGCGGCGCTGGCCGACACGGTCGCCGCACCGCAGCTCGTCGGCCGGATGACCGTCGAGAGTGTGCTGGCCGCCGCCGACGCGTTCGCCGCCGCGCTCGACGCCGGGCAGGAGGGCGTGGTGGTGAAGTCGCCGGACGCGCCGTACGAGGCCGGTCGGCGCGGCGCGGGCTGGATCAAGGTCAAGCCCCGGCACACGCTCGACCTGGTGGTGCTCGCGGTGGAGTGGGGCAGCGGCCGGCGTCAGGGCTGGCTGTCGAACCTGCACCTCGGCGCCCGCGACCCGGACAACGGCGGCTTCGTGATGCTCGGCAAGACCTTCAAGGGGCTCACCGACGAGTTGCTGCGGTGGCAGACCGAACGTTTCCTCGAACTGGCGGTCGAGCGGGGCGACTGGGTGGTCCGGGTCCGGCCCGAGCAGGTGGTCGAGATCGCCTTCGACGGGGTGCAGACCAGCTCCCGGTATCCGGGCGGGATGGCGCTGCGGTTCGCCCGGGTGATCCGCTACCGCGATGACAAGAGCGCCGCCGAGGCGGACACCATCGACATGGTCCGGGCGGTCCACGCCGGCCGGGTCAGCGGATGA
- a CDS encoding cobyrinate a,c-diamide synthase, which produces MTAVPRVLVSAPSSGHGKTAIAVGLLAAYAARGMAAAGFKVGPDQIDAAYLGFAARRPGRSLDPRLVGPHRVAPIFAHGCAGADVAVVEGTMGLFDSLAGRSETDSTAAVATELRAPVVLVVDVAAMGQSVAALVHGFRAYDEMLWLGGVILNRVASDRHEQLLRDALDDIGVPVFGALRRHQLPAVLPSREHGVVPVLQQGVDAYRGVRRLGEAISGTVDLDRLLSLASSAPRLAVEPWSAAAALAQPSGAPHGANGGRRPVIALAGASSLSYSYPETAELLAAAGAEVVPVDPLVDEELPEGTDALVVGGALPESYAEELSGNRRLGAAVADLARSGRPVLAEGAGVLWLSREFDGRPMCGVLDATGESTDRIVVGYREATARAASVVAPLGARLIGYKQHRGVLTPRAGQTPAWTWGGGTPEGFVWRQVHASQLILHWAGTPEIAARLVRAVAAVGPVAPRAGAEPVAGARIGPVTGPLAPRPGAEPVAGPVAPRAGAEPVAGPRLGLVPRPGGPVATAESPNGSDQQGGPTGGKSA; this is translated from the coding sequence ATGACCGCCGTGCCGCGCGTACTGGTGAGTGCGCCCTCTTCCGGACACGGTAAGACCGCGATCGCCGTCGGCCTGCTCGCCGCGTACGCCGCCCGGGGGATGGCCGCCGCCGGGTTCAAGGTCGGCCCGGACCAGATCGACGCCGCGTACCTGGGATTCGCCGCCCGGCGACCGGGGCGCAGTCTCGACCCACGGCTGGTCGGTCCGCACCGGGTCGCGCCGATCTTCGCCCACGGTTGCGCGGGCGCGGACGTGGCGGTGGTCGAGGGGACCATGGGCCTGTTCGACAGCCTCGCCGGGCGTTCCGAAACCGACTCGACCGCCGCCGTGGCGACCGAGCTGCGGGCCCCGGTCGTGCTGGTCGTCGACGTCGCGGCGATGGGCCAGTCGGTGGCCGCGCTGGTGCACGGCTTCCGGGCGTACGACGAGATGCTGTGGCTCGGCGGGGTGATCCTCAACCGGGTCGCCTCGGACCGGCACGAACAGTTGCTCCGGGACGCCCTCGACGACATCGGCGTACCGGTCTTCGGCGCGCTGCGCCGCCACCAACTGCCCGCCGTCCTGCCGTCCCGCGAGCACGGCGTGGTGCCGGTGCTCCAGCAGGGGGTGGACGCGTACCGGGGGGTGCGTCGGCTGGGTGAGGCGATCAGCGGCACCGTGGACCTCGACCGGCTGCTGTCGCTGGCCAGTTCGGCCCCACGGCTCGCGGTCGAGCCGTGGTCGGCGGCGGCGGCGCTCGCCCAACCCAGCGGTGCGCCGCACGGCGCCAACGGCGGGCGGCGTCCGGTGATCGCCCTGGCCGGCGCCAGCTCGCTCTCCTACTCCTACCCGGAGACCGCCGAGCTGCTCGCCGCCGCCGGGGCCGAGGTGGTCCCGGTCGACCCGCTGGTGGACGAGGAACTGCCCGAGGGAACCGACGCGCTGGTCGTCGGTGGCGCGCTGCCCGAGTCGTACGCGGAGGAGCTGTCCGGCAACCGGCGGCTCGGCGCCGCGGTGGCCGACCTGGCCCGGTCCGGCCGGCCGGTGCTCGCCGAGGGGGCGGGTGTGCTCTGGTTGTCCCGCGAGTTCGACGGGCGGCCGATGTGCGGGGTGCTGGACGCGACCGGGGAGAGCACCGACCGGATAGTGGTCGGGTACCGGGAGGCGACCGCCCGTGCGGCCAGCGTGGTAGCCCCGCTCGGCGCCCGCCTGATCGGTTACAAGCAACATCGGGGGGTCCTCACCCCGCGTGCCGGGCAGACCCCGGCCTGGACCTGGGGCGGCGGTACGCCCGAGGGTTTCGTCTGGCGTCAGGTGCACGCCTCGCAGCTCATCCTGCACTGGGCCGGTACGCCGGAGATCGCGGCCCGGCTGGTCCGGGCGGTGGCGGCGGTCGGTCCGGTGGCGCCCCGCGCCGGTGCGGAACCGGTCGCCGGAGCACGGATCGGACCGGTGACCGGGCCGTTGGCTCCCCGGCCCGGTGCGGAACCCGTCGCCGGTCCGGTGGCGCCCCGAGCGGGTGCGGAACCGGTCGCCGGGCCACGGTTGGGGCTGGTGCCCCGACCGGGCGGCCCGGTGGCCACGGCGGAGTCGCCGAACGGGTCGGACCAGCAGGGCGGCCCGACCGGTGGGAAGTCGGCATGA
- a CDS encoding cobyric acid synthase, with product MSGGLLVAGTTSDAGKSVLTAGICRWLRRRGVNVAPFKAQNMSNNSAVVVGPDGRGGEIGRAQAMQAAACGLPPDLRFNPVLLKPGSDLSSQVVLLGEALREPAGDATDRAGTASITATNFRALRPRLARTAFAALAELRAEYDVVICEGAGSPAEINLRDTDYVNMGLARHAALPTIVVADIDRGGVFASLFGTVALLDPADQALVAGFVINKFRGDLGLLQPGIDMLGRVTGRPTYGVLPWDRDLWLDAEDSLAYDRLLGRPAPPRGTEWLDVAVVRLPRISNATDLEALATEPGVRVRLTVEPSEVAAADLVVLPGTKSTVDDLAWLRRTGLADAVLAHAGAGRPLLGICGGFQMLSRAIHDEVESRRGTVDGLDLLPIEVAFDPRKTVTRSVGTAYGSLPVHGYEIHHGYVSSADADLPPLLTYADGRAEGASVGAVLGTHWHGAFESDGFRRRFLTEAARLAGRHGFEVAPDTSFAAARERTLDLLGDLVEEHLDTDALWRLVETGPPADLPFIPPGAPAAA from the coding sequence ATGAGCGGCGGGCTGCTCGTTGCCGGCACCACCTCGGACGCCGGCAAGAGCGTGCTGACGGCGGGTATCTGCCGGTGGCTGCGTCGCCGGGGGGTCAACGTCGCCCCGTTCAAGGCGCAGAACATGTCCAACAACTCGGCGGTGGTGGTCGGGCCGGACGGCCGGGGCGGGGAGATCGGCCGGGCCCAGGCCATGCAGGCCGCCGCCTGCGGGCTCCCGCCCGACCTGCGGTTCAACCCGGTGCTGCTGAAGCCGGGCAGCGACCTGTCCAGCCAGGTCGTCCTGCTCGGTGAGGCACTGCGCGAGCCGGCCGGGGACGCCACCGATCGGGCCGGGACCGCCTCGATCACGGCGACGAACTTCCGGGCGCTGCGGCCCCGGCTGGCCCGGACCGCCTTCGCCGCCCTGGCCGAGTTGCGCGCCGAGTACGACGTGGTGATCTGCGAGGGCGCCGGCAGCCCCGCCGAGATCAACCTGCGGGACACCGACTACGTCAACATGGGCCTGGCCCGGCATGCCGCACTTCCGACGATCGTGGTCGCCGACATCGACCGGGGCGGGGTCTTCGCCTCCCTGTTCGGTACCGTCGCCCTGCTCGACCCGGCCGACCAGGCACTCGTCGCCGGGTTCGTGATCAACAAGTTCCGGGGGGACCTCGGACTCCTCCAGCCCGGCATCGACATGCTCGGCCGGGTCACCGGCCGACCCACGTACGGGGTGCTGCCCTGGGACCGTGACCTGTGGCTCGACGCCGAGGACTCGCTCGCGTACGACCGGCTCCTCGGTCGGCCGGCGCCCCCGCGCGGCACCGAATGGCTGGACGTGGCGGTGGTCCGGCTGCCCCGGATCTCCAACGCCACCGACCTGGAGGCACTCGCCACCGAACCCGGCGTACGGGTCCGGCTCACCGTCGAGCCGAGCGAGGTCGCCGCCGCCGACCTGGTGGTGCTGCCCGGTACCAAGTCGACCGTGGACGACCTGGCCTGGCTGCGGCGTACCGGCCTGGCCGACGCGGTGCTCGCACACGCCGGTGCCGGGCGGCCACTGCTGGGCATCTGCGGCGGGTTCCAGATGCTCTCCCGAGCCATCCACGACGAGGTGGAGAGCCGGCGGGGAACGGTCGACGGGCTCGACCTGCTCCCCATCGAGGTCGCCTTCGACCCGCGCAAGACGGTGACCCGATCGGTGGGCACGGCCTACGGGTCGCTCCCCGTGCACGGCTACGAGATCCACCACGGGTACGTCTCCAGCGCCGACGCCGACCTGCCACCGCTGCTCACGTACGCCGACGGGCGGGCGGAGGGGGCGAGCGTCGGGGCGGTGCTCGGCACCCACTGGCACGGGGCGTTCGAGTCGGACGGGTTCCGCCGCCGGTTCCTGACCGAGGCTGCCCGGTTGGCCGGTCGGCACGGCTTCGAGGTCGCCCCGGACACCTCCTTCGCCGCCGCCCGGGAACGTACGCTCGACCTGCTCGGTGACCTGGTCGAGGAACACCTCGACACGGACGCGCTCTGGCGCCTGGTCGAGACCGGCCCACCCGCCGACCTCCCCTTCATCCCACCCGGCGCCCCCGCCGCCGCCTGA
- a CDS encoding cobalamin biosynthesis protein produces MGSGTANAAGLAAGYALDALLGDPRRLHPVAGFGQAAAALERRLYQPNRSAGTAYTALAVGVPVLVAVAAATATRHRPLARAALVAAGTWTVLGGQTLRHEATVMGKRLRKGDLPAARERLNHLCGRDPSALDEAELARATVESVAENTSDAVVAPLVWGAVAGLPGLVGYRAVNTLDAMVGHRSPRYERFGTPAARLDDLLNLVPSRLTALLTIAAAPSVRGDRSRAWRVWRRDRNDHPSPNAGQCESAMAGALGVRLGGRNVYFGRSEVRPFLGDGPRPEARHIRRATKLSGSVGLGALGVAVAYAITARPRRAVLRGLGRALRARA; encoded by the coding sequence CTGGGCAGTGGCACCGCCAACGCGGCCGGACTCGCCGCCGGTTACGCCCTGGACGCACTGCTCGGTGACCCCCGCCGGCTGCACCCGGTCGCCGGGTTCGGGCAGGCCGCCGCCGCCCTGGAGCGCCGGCTCTACCAGCCGAACCGGTCGGCCGGTACGGCGTACACGGCGTTGGCGGTGGGCGTACCGGTGCTGGTCGCGGTGGCCGCCGCGACCGCGACCCGGCACCGGCCATTGGCCCGCGCGGCCCTGGTCGCGGCCGGCACCTGGACCGTGCTCGGCGGGCAGACCCTGCGGCACGAGGCGACGGTGATGGGCAAGAGGCTGCGCAAGGGCGACCTCCCGGCGGCCCGGGAGCGGCTCAACCACCTCTGCGGGCGGGACCCGTCCGCGCTGGACGAAGCCGAACTGGCCCGCGCCACCGTCGAGTCGGTCGCGGAGAACACCTCCGACGCCGTGGTCGCGCCACTGGTCTGGGGCGCCGTCGCCGGCCTGCCCGGACTGGTCGGCTACCGGGCGGTCAACACCCTGGACGCGATGGTCGGGCACCGCTCGCCCCGCTACGAGCGCTTCGGCACCCCCGCCGCCCGCCTCGACGACCTGCTCAACCTGGTGCCCTCCCGGCTGACCGCGCTGCTCACCATCGCCGCCGCACCCTCCGTACGGGGTGACCGCTCGCGGGCGTGGCGGGTCTGGCGCCGGGACCGCAACGACCACCCCAGCCCCAACGCCGGGCAGTGCGAGTCCGCGATGGCCGGCGCACTCGGGGTACGGCTGGGCGGGCGTAACGTCTACTTCGGGCGCTCCGAGGTCCGCCCCTTCCTCGGAGACGGTCCACGGCCGGAGGCGCGGCACATCCGCCGGGCGACCAAGCTCTCCGGCAGCGTCGGGCTCGGTGCGCTCGGCGTCGCCGTGGCGTACGCGATCACCGCCCGACCCCGACGGGCCGTGCTGCGTGGTCTCGGCCGGGCGCTGCGGGCGCGGGCATGA